A region of Mesorhizobium sp. M3A.F.Ca.ET.080.04.2.1 DNA encodes the following proteins:
- the murJ gene encoding murein biosynthesis integral membrane protein MurJ: MSLVKKFATVASGTLMSRALGFGREMLMAAALGTGPVADAFNAAFQFPNTFRRLFAEGAFNAAFVPLFAKEIETHGTDGAKRFSEEVFGVLFSALLALTIAMELAMPLIVRYLVAPGFADIPGKFETTVRLATIMFPYLICMSLGAMMAGMLNSLRRYFAAAIAPAFLNIILISVLAYAWYHGLDAHDVGFGLSWGVLAAGLVQLAIVWVAVRHAGISIGFRRPKMTPNVKRLLILALPAAITGGITQINQLVGTAIASGQNSAVSSLAYADRIYQLPLGVVGVAVAIVLLPELSRALKSGNLIEAANLQNRSVEFTLFMTLPAAAALWVMSEPIVRLVYERGAFAANNSTPVVASILAIFGLGLPAFVLIKAFTPGYFAREDTRTPMIFAAISVGVNVAIALSLFPSMGAPGIAVASAIAGWVNALMLLGMLIRRGHWGRDMPLLRRIPRLVLSAVIMATALYFAEHYFAAKLGPGSPLVVKATTLLTLVGGGAALYFITAFGTGGADFGMIRRNVRRGSAKATPPPTE; this comes from the coding sequence ATGAGCCTTGTCAAGAAATTCGCCACGGTCGCTTCCGGCACGCTGATGAGCCGCGCGCTGGGCTTCGGCCGCGAGATGCTGATGGCGGCGGCGCTCGGCACCGGGCCGGTCGCTGACGCCTTCAACGCGGCCTTCCAGTTTCCCAACACATTCCGCCGGCTGTTCGCCGAGGGCGCGTTCAACGCCGCCTTCGTGCCGCTCTTCGCCAAGGAGATCGAGACGCACGGCACCGACGGCGCCAAGCGCTTTTCGGAGGAAGTGTTCGGCGTGCTGTTCTCGGCGCTGCTGGCGCTCACCATCGCCATGGAACTGGCGATGCCGCTGATCGTCCGCTATCTGGTGGCGCCGGGCTTTGCCGACATCCCAGGCAAATTCGAGACGACCGTCCGGCTGGCGACGATCATGTTTCCGTACCTGATCTGCATGTCGCTCGGCGCCATGATGGCCGGCATGCTGAATTCGCTGCGCCGCTATTTCGCGGCGGCGATCGCGCCGGCCTTCCTCAACATCATCCTGATCAGCGTGCTGGCTTACGCCTGGTATCACGGTCTGGACGCCCATGATGTCGGCTTCGGGCTCTCATGGGGCGTGCTGGCGGCGGGGCTGGTTCAGCTCGCCATCGTCTGGGTGGCGGTGCGCCATGCCGGCATCTCGATCGGCTTCCGCCGGCCGAAGATGACGCCCAACGTCAAGCGGCTGCTGATCCTGGCGCTGCCGGCCGCGATCACCGGCGGCATCACCCAGATCAACCAGCTTGTCGGCACGGCGATCGCCTCGGGGCAGAACAGCGCCGTGTCCTCATTGGCTTACGCCGACCGCATCTACCAGCTGCCGCTCGGCGTCGTCGGCGTGGCGGTGGCGATCGTGCTGTTGCCGGAACTGTCGCGGGCGTTGAAATCGGGGAACCTGATCGAGGCCGCCAATCTGCAGAACCGCTCGGTCGAGTTCACGCTGTTCATGACGCTGCCGGCCGCAGCCGCGCTCTGGGTGATGTCGGAGCCGATCGTGCGGCTGGTCTATGAGCGCGGCGCCTTCGCCGCCAACAATTCGACGCCGGTCGTCGCCTCGATCCTGGCGATCTTCGGTCTCGGCCTGCCGGCCTTCGTGCTGATCAAGGCCTTCACGCCCGGCTATTTCGCGCGCGAGGACACGCGCACGCCGATGATCTTCGCCGCCATCTCGGTCGGCGTGAATGTCGCCATCGCCTTGTCCCTGTTCCCGTCGATGGGTGCGCCGGGCATCGCCGTCGCCTCGGCCATCGCGGGCTGGGTCAACGCGCTGATGCTGCTCGGCATGCTGATCCGCCGCGGCCATTGGGGGCGCGACATGCCGCTGTTGAGGCGGATTCCGCGGCTGGTGCTTTCGGCCGTCATAATGGCGACAGCGCTTTACTTCGCCGAGCACTATTTCGCCGCGAAGCTCGGACCCGGCTCGCCGCTGGTGGTCAAGGCGACGACGCTGCTCACGCTCGTCGGCGGGGGTGCTGCGCTCTACTTCATCACCGCCTTCGGCACCGGCGGCGCCGATTTCGGCATGATCCGGCGCAACGTCAGGCGTGGCTCGGCAAAGGCCACGCCGCCGCCAACGGAATGA